A portion of the Nitratidesulfovibrio termitidis HI1 genome contains these proteins:
- a CDS encoding (Fe-S)-binding protein: MSTDTTSKSTTNGSTADDTAGQPRACLLCGQCTAVCPAFLTTGQEELSPRAKHLVFAALRDEPGRLGLKPARELADRCLSCGRCAAICPQGLSVPHALAALRARHPNWQQWLWKQWIEHGRLLWPALAQMTRVVPGAVVPEGVQHMLRSAAAMLPPPPPAPWIVADRATSDSLCDGDGPDGMRNHTADSATRGEATRAPAMLFSGCTARRIRPRWKDTARALLRWLGHPAPAQGDEESFTCCGSTLEHAGIPDAAASARARNLDAWRAAGRPLLVTFCATCHHGLSEYPDHADLDWQDGEREAWTEALRPLSTLWGDAGFRVTADAPAQPGADSPAPVRYHQPCHRKGTDPDAVWLRSLLGDRMRAPGGVNCCGMGGVLQLAAPDLSRTVASSCWNALLPERAAASDTTPAAPSASASGSDTTSATASGTIAATPDASQAPDITVLTGCSGCTLQLAATAPAGVRVLHWLDVVGVPRT; encoded by the coding sequence ATGAGCACGGACACCACCTCCAAATCCACGACGAACGGCAGCACGGCGGACGACACCGCCGGGCAGCCCCGCGCCTGCCTGCTGTGCGGCCAGTGCACCGCCGTGTGCCCCGCCTTTCTGACCACCGGGCAGGAAGAACTTTCGCCCCGCGCCAAGCATCTGGTATTCGCCGCCCTGCGCGACGAACCGGGGCGTCTTGGCCTGAAGCCCGCGCGAGAACTGGCTGACCGCTGCCTGTCCTGCGGGCGCTGCGCGGCCATCTGTCCGCAAGGGCTGTCGGTGCCGCATGCGCTGGCCGCCCTGCGCGCCAGGCACCCCAACTGGCAGCAATGGCTGTGGAAGCAGTGGATAGAACACGGTCGCCTGCTGTGGCCCGCGCTGGCCCAAATGACCCGCGTGGTGCCGGGCGCCGTGGTGCCGGAAGGCGTGCAGCACATGCTGCGCTCCGCCGCCGCCATGCTGCCCCCGCCGCCGCCCGCCCCGTGGATCGTGGCCGACCGGGCGACTTCGGACAGCCTGTGCGACGGCGATGGCCCCGATGGAATGCGCAACCATACGGCAGACAGCGCAACGCGTGGCGAGGCCACCCGCGCCCCGGCCATGCTGTTTTCCGGCTGCACCGCCCGGCGCATCCGCCCCCGCTGGAAGGACACGGCCCGCGCGCTATTGCGCTGGCTGGGGCATCCCGCGCCCGCGCAGGGGGATGAAGAGTCCTTCACCTGCTGCGGTTCCACCCTGGAACACGCGGGCATCCCTGATGCCGCAGCCTCGGCCCGCGCCCGCAACCTGGACGCCTGGCGCGCCGCCGGTCGCCCGCTGCTGGTCACCTTTTGCGCCACCTGCCACCACGGCCTGTCCGAATACCCCGACCATGCCGACCTCGACTGGCAGGACGGCGAGCGCGAGGCCTGGACCGAGGCCCTGCGCCCCCTGTCCACCCTGTGGGGGGACGCCGGGTTCCGCGTCACCGCCGATGCCCCGGCCCAGCCGGGGGCAGACTCCCCCGCGCCCGTGCGCTACCACCAGCCCTGCCACCGCAAGGGCACGGACCCGGATGCCGTATGGCTGCGCTCTCTGCTGGGTGACCGCATGCGCGCCCCCGGCGGGGTCAACTGCTGCGGCATGGGCGGTGTGCTGCAACTGGCCGCGCCCGACCTTTCGCGCACCGTGGCCAGTTCCTGCTGGAACGCGCTGCTGCCGGAACGGGCAGCCGCATCCGACACAACGCCCGCCGCCCCATCCGCCTCCGCTTCCGGGTCCGACACTACTTCCGCCACCGCGTCCGGTACGATTGCCGCCACACCTGACGCATCACAGGCCCCGGACATCACCGTGCTGACGGGGTGCAGCGGCTGCACCCTGCAACTGGCCGCAACCGCGCCCGCCGGCGTGCGCGTGCTGCACTGGCTGGACGTGGTGGGCGTGCCGCGCACCTAG
- a CDS encoding FAD-binding oxidoreductase translates to MSTQAPHLSATQERSLRDIFPGDSLLLTPEQTLIFATDAGRRMGTPLAVVRPTTEAQIAELLRLAQAEQLPVYARGRASNQVGACVPARPGIVVSLLHMNRILDIADDDFVAEVEPGVVTSDLQRAVEARGLFYPPDPASIDISTIGGNVATCAGGMRALKYGVTREYVLGLTAVLPGGKVLRTGGRCHKNVVGLDLTRLFVGSEGTLGIVTRIALKLLPLPQATATLLAGFGSMEAAMHGVRRIFRAGILPVALEFLSPEVLDCVARRQTPPWPDSVRGALLIRLDGSRESLPLEVRRMHDALHTTDDAADGAPGNEPPVWSAHGVGRDEEEPLWTMRRGISPSSYLVRPNKIGEDIAVPRGRLLDALTGIRAIAQANALPILTYGHVGDGNIHVNIMYDGADPSEVTRADAATVEVMRLVRSMDGTLSGEHGVGMAKKEFLHLQLSPLETELMRQVKHAFDPLGIMNPDKAY, encoded by the coding sequence GTGTCCACGCAAGCCCCTCATCTCAGCGCCACGCAGGAACGTTCCCTGCGCGACATCTTTCCCGGCGATTCCCTGCTGCTCACGCCGGAGCAGACCCTGATCTTCGCCACCGACGCAGGCCGCCGCATGGGCACCCCGCTGGCCGTGGTGCGCCCCACCACCGAAGCGCAGATAGCTGAACTGCTGCGCCTGGCCCAGGCGGAACAGCTGCCCGTGTACGCGCGGGGCCGCGCCTCCAACCAGGTGGGCGCATGTGTGCCCGCCCGGCCCGGCATCGTGGTGTCCCTGCTGCACATGAACCGCATCCTCGACATCGCGGACGACGACTTCGTGGCCGAAGTGGAACCGGGCGTGGTCACATCGGACCTGCAACGGGCCGTGGAAGCGCGCGGCCTGTTCTACCCGCCGGACCCGGCCAGCATCGACATTTCCACCATCGGCGGCAACGTGGCCACCTGCGCGGGCGGCATGCGCGCCCTGAAGTATGGCGTCACCCGCGAATACGTGCTGGGCCTCACGGCAGTACTGCCCGGCGGCAAGGTGCTGCGCACCGGGGGCCGCTGCCACAAGAACGTGGTGGGGCTGGACCTCACCCGCCTGTTCGTGGGGTCGGAAGGCACGCTGGGCATTGTCACCCGCATCGCGCTGAAGTTGCTGCCCCTGCCGCAGGCCACGGCCACCCTGCTGGCCGGATTCGGCTCCATGGAAGCAGCCATGCACGGGGTGCGGCGCATCTTCCGCGCGGGCATCCTGCCTGTTGCGCTGGAATTCCTGAGCCCGGAAGTGCTGGACTGCGTAGCCCGCCGCCAGACGCCTCCGTGGCCCGACTCCGTGCGCGGCGCGCTGCTTATTCGCCTCGACGGCAGCCGCGAATCGCTGCCGCTGGAAGTGCGCCGCATGCACGACGCCCTGCATACCACCGACGATGCTGCGGACGGCGCCCCGGGCAACGAGCCGCCAGTATGGTCCGCCCACGGCGTGGGCCGCGACGAGGAAGAACCCCTGTGGACCATGCGGCGCGGCATCAGCCCGTCGTCGTATCTGGTGCGCCCCAACAAGATCGGCGAGGACATCGCCGTGCCGCGCGGCCGCCTGCTGGACGCGCTGACCGGCATCCGGGCCATCGCGCAGGCCAACGCCCTGCCCATTCTCACCTACGGGCACGTGGGCGACGGCAACATCCACGTGAACATCATGTACGACGGGGCAGACCCTTCGGAAGTCACCCGCGCCGACGCCGCCACCGTGGAAGTGATGCGTCTTGTCCGCTCCATGGACGGCACCCTTTCCGGCGAGCACGGCGTGGGCATGGCCAAGAAGGAATTCCTGCACCTGCAACTTTCGCCCCTGGAAACGGAACTGATGCGCCAGGTGAAGCACGCCTTCGATCCGCTGGGGATCATGAATCCCGACAAGGCGTACTAG
- the smpB gene encoding SsrA-binding protein SmpB, with protein MSKKTSPALIAQNKKARHLYELDDFMEAGLVLTGSEVKSLRAGHVNFRDSYVDFRNGEAFLVGLHIAPYDNAGYAQHDPDRDRKLLLHARQIDTLALRVAQKGLTVVPVNLHFSKGRVKVEIAVGRGKKLHDQREDLKKRAADRDTARELARF; from the coding sequence ATGAGCAAAAAAACCTCCCCCGCACTCATCGCCCAAAACAAGAAGGCCCGGCACCTCTATGAACTCGACGATTTCATGGAGGCGGGCCTCGTGCTGACCGGCTCGGAGGTCAAAAGCCTGCGCGCGGGCCACGTGAACTTCCGCGACAGCTACGTGGATTTTCGCAACGGCGAAGCCTTTCTGGTGGGCCTGCACATCGCCCCGTACGACAACGCGGGCTACGCCCAGCACGACCCCGACCGTGACCGCAAACTGCTGCTGCACGCCAGGCAGATCGACACGCTGGCCCTGCGCGTGGCCCAGAAAGGCCTGACCGTGGTGCCGGTGAACCTGCACTTCAGCAAGGGCCGGGTGAAGGTTGAAATCGCCGTGGGGCGCGGCAAGAAGCTGCACGACCAGCGCGAGGACCTGAAGAAGCGCGCCGCCGACCGGGATACCGCGCGCGAACTGGCCCGATTCTAG
- the ptsP gene encoding phosphoenolpyruvate--protein phosphotransferase: MAREILQGIAVSAGVSIGKAFFTNRRRRSVSFEIIPPGAADSEVARLEQAAADVRENLARARDNVPAELRDHAAIINSHMMICQDPKLIRAASQRIRDHHICAEWALDQAVDAIAAAFSAIEDPYIRERVQDVRAVAERIQARLVGRHAEPLRTPDERIVLMAHDLTPADAMGLPTVKIMSFATAEGGKTSHTGILARSLQIPAVVGVSSLEESVGDGDLVIVDALRGLILVDPDEAELADYTDLKYQFENYQKSIRRQSTLPAETLDGYRIDVQANIELVEEVPQVLDGGGDGVGLYRTEYAFLNRRTSPSEEELYDEYSQLAGLLSPRRVVFRTLDVGADKMLSEQSQLEEPNPALGLRAIRFCLRHQEVFRRQLRAILRASAHGSASLLFPMISGLHELRQAKHILNEVRAELDAAGLPYDPDMPVGIMVELPSAVLISEALAQEVDFFSIGTNDLIQYSLGIDRGNRHVSYLYQPLHPAIVRSIKYVVDSAHRMGISVCVCGEVASDPYCLPILLGMQIDAISIAPQAIPGIKHILRRTNMEECKELLRDVLSASTVSTINRMVKETIYNRFPEELTFFSSMLDQDD, translated from the coding sequence GTGGCGCGCGAGATTCTGCAAGGCATAGCCGTTTCGGCGGGCGTTTCCATCGGCAAGGCGTTCTTCACCAACCGCCGCCGCAGAAGCGTCTCGTTCGAAATCATTCCGCCCGGCGCGGCGGATTCGGAGGTGGCCCGCCTGGAGCAGGCCGCAGCCGACGTGCGCGAGAACCTTGCCCGCGCCCGTGACAACGTGCCCGCAGAACTGCGCGACCACGCCGCGATCATCAATTCGCACATGATGATCTGCCAGGACCCCAAGCTTATCCGCGCCGCCTCGCAACGCATCCGCGACCATCACATCTGCGCCGAATGGGCGCTGGACCAGGCGGTGGACGCCATTGCCGCCGCGTTCTCGGCCATCGAGGACCCGTACATCCGCGAACGCGTGCAGGACGTGCGCGCCGTGGCCGAACGCATCCAGGCCCGCCTGGTGGGCCGCCACGCCGAGCCGCTGCGCACTCCGGACGAGCGTATCGTGCTCATGGCCCACGACCTGACCCCGGCGGACGCCATGGGCCTGCCCACGGTCAAGATCATGTCCTTCGCCACGGCGGAGGGCGGCAAGACATCGCACACCGGCATTCTGGCGCGCAGCCTGCAAATTCCCGCCGTGGTGGGCGTCTCGTCGCTGGAAGAATCCGTGGGCGACGGCGACCTGGTCATCGTGGACGCCCTGCGCGGCCTCATCCTGGTGGACCCGGACGAGGCGGAACTGGCCGACTACACCGACCTCAAGTACCAGTTCGAGAACTATCAGAAATCCATCCGCCGCCAGTCCACCCTGCCCGCCGAAACCCTGGACGGCTACCGCATCGACGTGCAGGCCAACATCGAACTGGTGGAAGAAGTGCCCCAGGTGCTGGACGGCGGCGGAGACGGCGTGGGGCTGTACCGCACCGAATACGCCTTTCTGAACCGCCGCACCTCGCCCAGCGAGGAAGAACTGTACGACGAGTATTCCCAGCTTGCCGGGCTGCTTTCGCCCCGGCGGGTGGTGTTCCGCACGCTGGACGTGGGCGCGGACAAGATGCTGTCCGAGCAGAGCCAACTGGAAGAACCCAACCCGGCCCTGGGCCTGCGGGCCATCCGTTTCTGCCTGCGCCACCAGGAGGTGTTCCGGCGGCAGTTGCGGGCCATCCTGCGGGCCAGCGCGCACGGCTCGGCCTCGCTGCTGTTCCCCATGATCTCGGGGCTGCACGAACTGCGGCAGGCCAAGCACATTCTGAACGAGGTGCGGGCCGAACTGGACGCGGCGGGCCTGCCCTACGACCCGGACATGCCCGTGGGCATCATGGTGGAGCTGCCGTCCGCCGTGCTGATTTCCGAGGCGCTGGCGCAGGAAGTGGACTTCTTCAGCATCGGCACCAACGACCTGATCCAGTATTCGCTGGGCATCGACCGGGGCAACAGGCACGTCTCGTACCTGTACCAGCCGCTGCATCCGGCCATCGTGCGGTCCATCAAGTACGTGGTGGATTCGGCCCACCGCATGGGCATATCGGTGTGCGTGTGCGGCGAGGTGGCGTCCGACCCGTACTGCCTGCCCATCCTGCTGGGCATGCAGATCGACGCCATATCCATCGCCCCGCAGGCCATACCGGGCATCAAGCACATCCTGCGGCGCACCAACATGGAAGAGTGCAAGGAACTGCTGCGCGACGTGCTGAGCGCGTCCACCGTCTCGACCATCAACCGCATGGTGAAGGAAACGATCTACAATCGGTTCCCGGAAGAGCTGACGTTCTTCTCGTCCATGCTGGACCAGGATGATTAG
- a CDS encoding HPr family phosphocarrier protein: protein MQEPIEETQEGLTVTVCVANDQGLHARPAARLAQEAQKFGAELFLAMDGMEVDAKSILDILSLAAAKGTRLTLRGVGVDARHALEHLSALFRNRFREE, encoded by the coding sequence GTGCAGGAACCCATAGAAGAGACGCAGGAAGGACTTACCGTGACGGTGTGCGTGGCCAACGACCAGGGCCTGCACGCCAGACCGGCCGCCCGCCTTGCCCAGGAAGCGCAGAAGTTCGGCGCGGAACTCTTTCTTGCCATGGACGGCATGGAAGTGGACGCCAAGAGCATTCTGGACATCCTGTCCCTGGCCGCCGCCAAGGGCACGCGCCTTACCCTGCGCGGCGTGGGCGTCGATGCGCGCCACGCGCTGGAGCACCTTTCCGCCCTGTTCCGCAACCGCTTTCGCGAGGAGTAG
- a CDS encoding PTS system mannose/fructose/sorbose family transporter subunit IID, with translation MPTPANAMPDAKTLLLCFLRSYLVGAAFNTRGHQNIGIVFAMEPGLAAIYPDPRARREARKRYLRHFNTHPFWAPLLVGTFLSLEARIARGTFPAEVLRSLKDTTVYTLSAIGDSVFGGSMLVFWSLTTCALVVSGNNGAAFLWSLMLFVSLQVFKLFTFAAGLREGLKVLQRLKQWDLINWGEKLKLCNAVVLAGLLWLIWPHHQHAPRWTLSALLLMLASWLIGRFHVSRIFLAVCATAAAFALPWADDWMPLPWGF, from the coding sequence ATGCCCACTCCCGCCAACGCCATGCCCGACGCCAAGACACTGCTGCTGTGTTTTCTGCGGTCGTATCTCGTGGGCGCGGCGTTCAATACGCGCGGGCACCAGAACATCGGCATCGTGTTCGCCATGGAGCCGGGGCTGGCCGCCATCTACCCGGACCCGCGCGCCCGGCGAGAGGCGCGCAAGCGCTACCTGCGCCATTTCAACACCCATCCCTTCTGGGCACCGCTGCTGGTGGGCACGTTCCTGTCGCTGGAGGCGCGCATCGCGCGCGGCACCTTTCCGGCAGAGGTGCTGCGCAGCCTGAAGGACACCACCGTGTACACCCTGTCGGCCATCGGCGATTCGGTGTTCGGCGGCAGCATGCTGGTGTTCTGGTCGCTGACCACCTGCGCGCTGGTGGTTTCGGGCAACAACGGCGCGGCCTTTCTGTGGAGCCTGATGCTGTTCGTCTCGTTGCAGGTGTTCAAGCTGTTCACCTTCGCGGCGGGCCTGCGCGAGGGACTGAAGGTGCTGCAACGGCTGAAGCAATGGGACCTCATCAACTGGGGCGAAAAGCTGAAGCTGTGCAACGCCGTGGTGCTGGCGGGCCTGTTGTGGCTGATCTGGCCGCATCACCAGCATGCCCCGCGCTGGACGCTGTCCGCCCTGCTGCTCATGCTGGCCTCGTGGCTGATCGGCCGCTTTCACGTTTCACGCATTTTTCTGGCCGTGTGCGCCACCGCCGCGGCCTTTGCCCTGCCGTGGGCCGATGACTGGATGCCGCTTCCCTGGGGTTTTTAA
- the rsmI gene encoding 16S rRNA (cytidine(1402)-2'-O)-methyltransferase produces the protein MPSTSPRLWVVATPLGNPGDLSPRARDVLTEAALVLAEDTRRAGQLFARCGLAAQRFMSFHDHNEEERLPRILDELRAGAHIALISDAGMPLMADPGFRLVRACRAEGIDVSVLPGPSAPITALAGSGIAPQPFTFLGFPPRKRSDVEKLFAEYANVRTTLVFFERKDRLADTLDAAHAVLGPRECCIARELTKPHEEFILLRLEDRGQLTRELLGEITVVIGPPESVTATPRTEVLALLADEARAAPSEKPRELARRVHEATRGWTVKDIYKLMQDNR, from the coding sequence ATGCCTTCGACCTCACCGCGTCTCTGGGTGGTGGCGACACCGCTTGGCAACCCTGGTGACCTTTCGCCCCGCGCCCGCGATGTGCTGACCGAGGCCGCGCTGGTGCTGGCGGAAGACACCCGGCGCGCCGGGCAGCTGTTTGCCCGGTGCGGCCTGGCCGCCCAGCGGTTCATGAGCTTTCACGACCACAACGAGGAAGAGCGCCTGCCGCGCATCCTCGACGAACTGCGCGCCGGGGCGCACATTGCGCTCATTTCCGACGCGGGCATGCCGCTGATGGCCGACCCCGGCTTTCGGCTGGTGCGCGCCTGCCGGGCAGAGGGCATCGACGTTTCGGTGCTGCCCGGCCCCTCGGCCCCCATCACCGCGCTGGCGGGCAGCGGCATTGCCCCGCAGCCGTTCACCTTTCTGGGGTTTCCGCCGCGCAAGCGGTCGGACGTGGAAAAGCTGTTTGCGGAATACGCCAACGTGCGCACCACCCTGGTCTTTTTCGAACGCAAGGACAGGCTGGCCGATACGCTGGATGCCGCCCATGCCGTGCTGGGACCGCGCGAGTGCTGTATCGCGCGGGAATTGACCAAGCCGCACGAGGAGTTTATCCTTCTAAGGTTGGAAGACAGGGGGCAGCTGACCCGTGAATTACTTGGAGAAATCACGGTAGTCATCGGTCCGCCTGAATCCGTGACCGCCACCCCGCGCACCGAGGTGCTGGCCCTGCTGGCCGACGAGGCCAGGGCCGCTCCCAGCGAGAAACCGCGCGAACTGGCCCGCCGGGTGCACGAAGCAACCCGGGGCTGGACGGTGAAGGACATCTACAAGTTGATGCAGGACAATCGGTAG
- a CDS encoding YraN family protein has product MTPRRTATPATPSATATIGARGEEAAAQLLAQRGLRVLARNWRHGGLELDIVCDDRGTLVFVEVKTRAANGPARPDEALTPAKRGKLVRAARQYLAAHDAWDKPCRFDLVCVVHDGATLTLEHYPHAFDLTASLGGGDTAWQPW; this is encoded by the coding sequence GTGACGCCGCGCCGCACCGCCACCCCGGCCACGCCATCCGCTACGGCTACCATAGGAGCGCGCGGCGAAGAGGCGGCGGCCCAACTGCTGGCCCAGCGCGGCCTGCGGGTGCTGGCCCGCAACTGGCGGCACGGCGGCCTGGAACTGGACATCGTCTGCGACGACCGGGGCACGCTGGTCTTCGTGGAAGTGAAGACCCGCGCCGCCAACGGCCCCGCCCGTCCGGACGAGGCGCTGACCCCGGCCAAACGCGGCAAGTTGGTGCGTGCCGCCCGGCAGTATCTGGCCGCCCACGATGCGTGGGACAAACCGTGCCGCTTCGACCTCGTGTGCGTGGTGCACGACGGGGCAACCCTGACGCTGGAGCACTACCCTCATGCCTTCGACCTCACCGCGTCTCTGGGTGGTGGCGACACCGCTTGGCAACCCTGGTGA
- a CDS encoding ribonuclease HII gives MAPPHPATPYIGIDEAGRGCLAGPVVAAAVILPPHADAATLAALLPGLAGLTDSKKLTAARREALAPCIRQHAVAWGLGVVWPRDIERINILQATFHAMWRAVRFLRLGHAVREGANASGCEPAALPTLRGLADPNHQSGFPLIIDGDKTIPAAVLAGLPPCPARKAPAPVPCPTPMQRAVVGGDALVPAVSAASILAKTFRDQLMTALDRRFPGYGLAVHKGYGTAEHMAAIAERGPCPQHRATFRGVRPEPPQTQGSLL, from the coding sequence ATGGCTCCCCCCCATCCGGCAACGCCGTACATAGGTATAGACGAGGCAGGACGCGGTTGCCTTGCCGGGCCTGTGGTTGCCGCTGCCGTCATCCTGCCTCCCCACGCCGATGCGGCCACCCTGGCCGCCCTGCTGCCCGGCCTTGCCGGGCTGACCGATTCCAAGAAGCTCACCGCCGCCAGGCGCGAGGCCCTGGCCCCGTGCATCCGTCAGCACGCCGTGGCCTGGGGCCTGGGCGTGGTCTGGCCGCGTGACATCGAGCGCATCAACATATTGCAGGCCACCTTCCACGCCATGTGGCGGGCCGTGCGCTTCCTGCGCCTCGGCCACGCGGTGCGTGAAGGCGCGAACGCCTCCGGCTGCGAACCTGCTGCCCTGCCCACTCTCCGTGGGCTGGCCGATCCGAATCACCAGTCCGGTTTTCCGCTGATCATTGACGGGGACAAGACCATTCCCGCCGCCGTGCTCGCTGGGCTGCCGCCCTGCCCGGCACGTAAGGCCCCCGCGCCCGTCCCGTGTCCCACCCCCATGCAACGCGCGGTGGTGGGCGGCGACGCGCTGGTCCCGGCGGTGTCCGCCGCATCCATTCTGGCCAAGACCTTCCGCGACCAACTCATGACCGCCCTGGATCGCCGCTTTCCCGGCTACGGCCTTGCCGTGCACAAGGGCTACGGCACGGCGGAGCACATGGCGGCCATTGCCGAACGCGGCCCCTGCCCGCAACACCGGGCCACCTTTCGCGGGGTGCGGCCAGAACCGCCCCAGACTCAGGGTTCGCTGCTGTGA
- the rplS gene encoding 50S ribosomal protein L19, with translation MNIIKKIEGEHLRLDLPKFKSGDTIKVHLRIVEGEKERIQVFQGNVIRIHRGTTGGTFTVRKVSDGVGVERVFPLHSPFIDRVEMVTEGRVRRSRLYYLRELKGKAARIKPKNRF, from the coding sequence ATGAATATCATCAAGAAAATCGAAGGCGAACACCTGCGCCTCGACCTGCCCAAGTTCAAGTCCGGCGACACCATCAAGGTGCACCTGCGCATCGTGGAAGGTGAAAAGGAACGCATCCAGGTGTTCCAGGGCAACGTCATCCGCATCCACCGCGGCACCACCGGCGGCACCTTCACCGTGCGCAAGGTGTCCGACGGCGTGGGCGTGGAACGCGTGTTCCCCCTGCACTCTCCCTTCATCGACCGCGTGGAGATGGTGACGGAAGGCCGCGTGCGCCGCAGCCGCCTGTACTACCTGCGCGAACTCAAGGGCAAGGCCGCGCGCATCAAGCCCAAGAACCGCTTCTAG
- the trmD gene encoding tRNA (guanosine(37)-N1)-methyltransferase TrmD, with protein sequence MHFTLVTLFPEFFDSPLSAGLMAKARESGTVDFSFRNPRDATTDRHRTVDDRPYGGGPGMVMLPEPLAVTLRGLREDAPRGRILMMAPRGRRFTQQMARELAREEHVTILCGRYEGFDARIEELFDIEPVCVGDFVLNGGETAALNVIEAVARLVPGFMGKEESGEDESFSDGLLEYPHYTRPEVFEGLPVPEVLRSGDHGRIAAWRREQSLAATLRLRPELLPEAPLTETDMTFLRHKAAETVERAGRNLHCALVHYPVLNKEKKSVAVSLTNLDIHDIGRCSCTYGLGGYYIVTPIEDQRRLLDGILRHWTEGPGLAANPDRGEALGLVRGADTVQDAIDDITRRTGQRPLVMATSARGAGDTTVGQVRSILAERPVLLLFGTGHGLSPHLVAACDGTLRPVRWMDGYNHLSVRTAAAIIMDRILGDCY encoded by the coding sequence ATGCACTTCACCCTGGTCACCCTGTTCCCGGAGTTCTTCGACTCGCCCCTGTCCGCCGGGCTCATGGCCAAGGCACGCGAGTCGGGCACCGTGGATTTTTCCTTCCGCAACCCGCGCGATGCCACCACGGACCGCCACCGCACCGTGGACGACCGCCCCTACGGCGGCGGCCCCGGCATGGTCATGCTGCCGGAACCGCTGGCCGTCACCCTGCGCGGCCTGCGTGAAGACGCCCCCAGGGGCCGCATCCTGATGATGGCCCCGCGCGGTCGCCGCTTTACCCAGCAGATGGCCCGCGAACTGGCCCGCGAAGAACACGTGACCATCCTGTGCGGCCGCTACGAAGGGTTCGACGCGCGCATCGAGGAACTGTTCGACATCGAACCGGTCTGCGTGGGCGACTTCGTGCTCAACGGCGGCGAAACGGCGGCGCTGAACGTCATCGAGGCCGTGGCCCGGCTGGTGCCCGGCTTCATGGGCAAGGAAGAATCGGGCGAGGACGAAAGTTTTTCCGACGGGTTGCTGGAATACCCGCACTACACCCGGCCGGAAGTGTTCGAGGGGCTACCCGTGCCCGAGGTGCTGCGCTCCGGCGACCATGGCCGCATCGCCGCATGGCGGCGCGAACAGTCGCTGGCGGCCACCCTGCGCCTGCGGCCGGAACTGCTGCCGGAAGCTCCGCTGACTGAAACCGACATGACCTTCCTGCGGCACAAGGCCGCCGAAACCGTGGAAAGAGCCGGCCGCAACCTGCATTGCGCGCTGGTGCACTACCCGGTTTTGAACAAGGAAAAAAAATCGGTGGCGGTGTCTTTGACAAACCTCGACATTCACGATATAGGCCGCTGTTCCTGCACGTATGGGCTTGGCGGGTATTACATCGTAACACCCATCGAGGACCAGCGGCGGCTGCTCGACGGCATTCTCCGGCACTGGACGGAGGGTCCGGGCCTGGCGGCAAACCCCGACAGGGGCGAGGCGCTCGGGCTGGTACGCGGCGCCGATACGGTACAGGACGCGATTGACGACATCACCCGCCGCACGGGCCAGCGCCCCCTGGTCATGGCAACCAGCGCGCGCGGCGCGGGCGACACGACCGTCGGTCAGGTAAGGTCGATTCTCGCGGAACGCCCGGTGCTGCTGTTGTTCGGCACCGGCCACGGCTTGTCGCCGCATCTTGTGGCGGCGTGCGACGGCACCCTGCGGCCCGTCCGGTGGATGGACGGGTACAACCACCTTTCGGTGCGCACCGCCGCCGCCATCATCATGGACAGGATTCTCGGCGACTGCTATTAG
- the rimM gene encoding ribosome maturation factor RimM (Essential for efficient processing of 16S rRNA) produces MSDDTFIEIGLVGRPHGLRGEVGVDFWAESPELLRGTLWLRPGRGAPRPHTVAAVRRHQGRPLVLFEGIADRSAAETLRGMHVLVPKDRLPEPGEDEVYLHELLGLRVLLHDTGTALGTLDDVQMPGGQEVWSIRTADGKEVLLPAVEEFVASIDLDAREVRITPPPGLLELYLETPDKSAARASDAGKADGDAAGPDGADDQTGPGGA; encoded by the coding sequence ATGAGCGACGACACCTTCATCGAAATCGGCCTTGTCGGCAGGCCCCACGGCCTGCGCGGCGAAGTGGGCGTGGACTTCTGGGCCGAATCGCCCGAGCTTCTGCGCGGCACCCTGTGGCTGCGGCCCGGACGCGGCGCGCCCCGCCCGCATACGGTGGCCGCAGTGCGGCGCCATCAGGGCCGCCCGCTGGTGCTGTTCGAAGGCATTGCCGACCGCAGCGCGGCGGAAACCCTGCGCGGCATGCACGTGCTGGTGCCCAAAGACCGCCTGCCCGAACCCGGCGAGGACGAGGTGTACCTGCACGAACTGCTGGGCCTGCGCGTGCTGCTGCACGACACGGGCACGGCGCTGGGCACCCTGGACGACGTGCAGATGCCCGGCGGACAGGAGGTGTGGTCCATCCGCACCGCCGATGGCAAGGAAGTGCTGCTGCCCGCCGTGGAAGAATTCGTGGCGTCCATCGACCTTGACGCGCGCGAGGTGCGCATCACCCCGCCGCCGGGGCTGCTGGAACTGTATCTGGAGACGCCGGACAAGTCCGCCGCACGCGCATCCGATGCAGGCAAGGCCGATGGGGATGCCGCCGGGCCGGATGGAGCCGACGACCAGACAGGACCGGGCGGCGCATAG